The genomic interval tatgtgtacatattgCTCATTGTTAGTAgcagaaattaattataaagaaTCAACATCATCAGTGACATCGAGAgcataaaaacaaaatgtatGTAAATTCACACTGATAAGGGTCAACTTTTTGCGAAAATCATGAACTTTAGTTCGAGAATCTTACAAGCCCTCATTTTGATATGGAATGATCAGGCAccgaaataataatcacagCATGGTGAATTTGAAACAGCATGTCATTTCAacgtttttgttcatttttgcgAGATGAAATTTACGGAATTCTTTCTCCGCAGGCTTGACAATGATGTTTATTGGTAACTTCACTTTCGCTTTAGAGCAAAACTGGCAGCCAACATGAATTTGCCTGGGAATGACAATAACTTCTTGCTAACGAAATCAATAAGAAATACATTCATGCATTTGTTTCTTCGCATGCATTCTATACATTGAAATTAGTAACACACAGATAAAAATATCCGGATATTTCAGGACATCGATACACATAAACTTTATGACAGGTAGTAATATGTCACGTGATTTTTATCATGTCGAATATTAGCAAGTCAATAGTATTAGTTGATACTGAATACCTCAACAGGCAATAAGTGTTATTCAGCCATCGCCATCTCCCTTTTCTTTGCAGCTTTCACTCTTACTCGCTGTATCATTTCCTCCATCTTCAGCTCTTTTTACGGGCCGTATATTCGAACTCTTAAATTCCCCACAACAGCAGTTTTCATGAAAGGTAGTACAGACCTCCTGTTTTACTTCTTGTTTTTGAGCCTGCGAATCTCCAGCTCCTATTGCTaagcaattatttttcgttgggAGAGTAACTATGCTTGCAGTTGATTGTCCAGCTCCATTGCTAGATTCAAGCTACCCAAAGATGAAAACAACATTGCTATTTTCATTCCCAACAAAACGTTTGAGTATCTTAGAACTGATAATAAGATAAGCTAGTACCTTGAGGATGACTGTGATTGGTTCCCTCCGTTCAACATTTGGAGAAGCCTGTTGTTGCAACTGATTCATctgtatttttctttgtacTTTTTGAACTCCCCCTATAGCTGTAGTATCTTCATACTGTAAATGTGGTGTGTCTTGAGTCTGTTGTCTTCCTATGAAGAATTTGAAGAATGGGCCAAAAGCAACACCCAGCTGACCACCAGTTGCAGAAAGCGCTAGCATCAATACAATTGCAGGGATCATGATATACAGTACAATAGTAACAATCCAGTTCATTGGAAACCACAGATTCTCTGCAAGAAAGTAGATATTCTACCGTTTACATTGCATTTCAGGTCatgagaagaaggagaacAACTTCTTTATAACTCACTAGTTGCATTTTCTACAAAGCCACCAAATACCGTTCCACAGCGTGATGCCGGGTGTAGTATGAGCCTATCGAAGACTTCAACCAATGCATCCAGCGGAGTCACTTCCAGAAATGCATTTGATTCTATCGCCTTGTAATATTCTAAGCATTCATCCTTgtctgaaaattcatcaaatttgGTTTAGAGTAATACATTAGCAAGAAATTGGCATGATGATCAGATGAACTGTCACTTGCTTTTGAGATAAGTGAGTAGTATATCCcagaaatacattttttctgGATTACATTGGACAGgaggtttttcgaattttctggcCATTGTCAGCAGTTCAAGTTCTCTATCctgtgatgaaaaatattataagcataaatttgaatgaaaaactgCCTGATGTAATGAATAGTTGTAAAAGTGTTTCTCAACTCAAAACACTATACCTTAATTAGCTGTGACCAGATCATGAGAAAACTTGCAAGCAAAACAGCTGCCAAGAAGACAACGATCACTTTACCAGTACTCCAATTAACATATCTGATCCACATCAGTGTGACTATAGTAATGCACAGTGCCATCAAGATTCCTTTCTGCGGAATGTTGATTTATGATTACGCGATGAAGAATATACTCTGTATTGGAGTTATCTGCATTCAGATATAAacctaatttatttcattatttattccgTCAACATTTTTCTACCTTATGTACTGTgactgaaaattatgaaacggattaaaaaaaagcaaagttcATACATATTGATGAATAGTCAGGCATATGTGTCCAATCAATGTGAGAGCCTCTGTAAACGCAGCAGTGCCCGGTGTGAGAATCTCGCTAAAAATGGCATCAACTTGGCGTATCGTAACTTTACCATCTCCATATTCTCGAAGTTTTTGAATCTGTGCTCTTGTTCCAGATAGAATTACTGATCCACTCATTACATCACCATCCTCCTGGATAGAATTATTAGCGGTGAGtgggatttgaaaataaatcttcCAATCTATTGCGATCAACTATGATGGATAATTTTAAGTAATTACTTCTCAAACAACTAGTGTAAATAACTCAGGCAAAATATGCATAGATTATTAGATCAATCGATTACCTGTTTTCTATTTAGGCAACAATTAAAATTACTGCATACTACTCACTACTCACTCTGCtcttattttgaaaaatgtgtgtTATAAGTTACTCAAAACCATTTTCTCGATATATTTGCTGTGTATGAATAATGGGTATTTCATTgattaccaaaaaaaatattgatggaCCTGCAAAGAGGTTTTGCTTTACCATGCTAGACTACACATCAATGATAAGAAATACAGCTCACAACAGCTCTTATCAATAGCTGCTCAATTGTGAGATATCtattacttattgttagtatctTATACATTCCAAGTACtgattgatcgattgattaattagTTTATTACACCTTGGTCAACCTTAAAGCAAAATACAAACAAGGAACAATTGTACCTACACATGCTCCTGTTTAAACAGaggaaaatttagaaaatcagaaataaatgAGATCCAAGCAATTCCAAAGAAAGTAacagaagataaaaataaataaacatacaGTGCTTGGAAGTGAATAAATCTACAAGCTCAAGTGTGGAATattatagaaatttttcaaagtaaccTCAGTTTCAAGAGTACCTTCAACTTTGCATTTGAAAGCAACAAGTTAATCAGCCTTTTGATGAAAGGACCTTCGGGTTCAATGTCTGATCGTAGACTTTGGAGTTGTACCGACTCACTTGGAATATCTCTTGAACATTGAGGACCACTGGTACAAACGTTATTGTTCCTGTATATTGAGAATCGTAAGGTTAAGGCCACTTGTAAATATTATGGAACAAAAAacactttgaaatatttttaattccatCCTTACCTGATCGATTTAGTCTTTTGCCTgttggtcatttttttgtttgccctatcataatcgaatgaaaatggatCCAATAATAACGCATCATCTCTGAAgtcaaagaacaaaaatatttttttagtttataAAATAGACAATGTTAGTGTCCTATTATacgatgtgaaaataaaaaatagagaatcGACCAAAGGACCGGCGAGTTATCAACATTCCATCAAGATGATATTGCTTATTGGATTAAATTGTACACCTAAAATAACGTACATTGTTCGTTGCCGGTATTTTAAATGAAAGCAAATAAACAATTCCGTGAGGAAAAGCTAAAAAATACTTACAGTTCATCCGTAAAACTGATGGATGACAATGCGTCCTCAGGAACGTTCTGTTCACAACTAATCGTTTTCCACATTtgtagtataatataaaaatacagtAATAAACCCTTCATGTTGCAGCCTGGTAAGATTGCAcagcacgtacgtacatacatagaacgcaatgaaaattaatattgcaACTACAGAGCTATAACAATTACAAACTCGAGGACGTCCTAATATTTCCTTCGTGCGTAATGATGCTTAGAGCGAGGACCGAATCCGACTAAATTACGCGTGGAAATTCTACCTCCTAATCTCTGCTCTTTATTTTAGTGCCTTACGTCACCCAAACGTCACCCTTACGTCACCCGACTTCAAGTTCGAACAAGCTTTGATGGAATCCTGAAATCTATGTGGTTCTTGCGTTCAACTGGTTCGCGAAGATGTGGTGTTATTTTATTAGCCTTTTTCAATTGCCTAACCTGCACTAACATAATTGGAGTTGGGATGTGTGTAGCGAGTTATATCATTGTTGACTTGATTTGTAAGCCCAAGCAGTTGAGGTtacattttttgaattataacGTACGTCTCAGATTATCAGCAATGTACCTTCTATCATTATCAAATCTCTTGCCGTTTGTCCCACTTTATAATCAGGACTTTTTAGCGATTCAATCGCGTTGGAGAAATTGAAAGCGAATCAAATTTTAAATACGTTACATTAGCTTGACGCTTTGGTTACTGCACATGGACCTAGGAAAGAAATTGTACACAACACATCCTCTTCGCACAACACGGTGGCACCCACTGATCCCTACTGGCAACCCAACCGTTATGCCCACTTATTTGCTGTGCCCTATAGCTGCTGAATTCGTTGGCCATAGGGCAATCAGGTTCGATGGGTTCTATCCACTCTTTTCTATGATGATAATTCTCGCGGTGTACGATTGTGCTGCTCCTATGTGGCGTTCAGTCTGAACTGtttaaaatcaataataattgtctACCCTCGGTGGCTACAACCTGCTGAAACCAGGAAGCCCACTCATTTCAGTGCTGAAACCGTGTTGCGTTGCGTGTAGATTCGGTTAGTATATTCTATGGGGTAAATTCGATGAGCGAATAGATGACAGCTGTCATTCGAATATCTTAATTGTGACTCACATGACCCAGTATTGCACACTCAAAAGTTATTTGTTGTGAAGTAAAGCCATTATTCGGTAGTTTGAATTGGTATGCGATATACCAGCTGACAAACGGGGTGTGTTCGTTTTCCGAGCGTTTACAGAAATAGCTTATAAATTTTAGttaatttcgacatttttacTGCACAATTTTTAACAAATAATACTACAGCTTGGTATCACTTGTTTGATTATATTCTTCTAGGTATCAGAGATGTCCAGGCATTTTTTGTaagagattttttattttcataccagGCTAGTCGCTTAACACTGGTCAATAAATCTGACTCTCACATCACGATCATTCTATGTGTGTTCAGTGACATTGCTGGCATGGCATCGAGTTCAGTTAGTCAGGAAGACTTTGAGAACGATTTTGAACTTACTTCGCGTCGCTCTAGAATCAGAACAGCAAGAGCTCGCATTGTACCACCAAGAACTGGAGATGCTACTTTAAGTAATTACCAAAGTTAGTATCAGTTTGTAGTTATTTCATCAGACAATACAAACTTTATACTCGAGTTAGTCATTTGTTATGATTTCACAAAgacttggaaaaattcaaataattacggtcaattttatcatataCATGGAGGGCAAGATATTTGTAAGTAGCATTTCAGTGATGAACGACAAATCTAACAGTTCTGTTGTTTAAatctattattattcatttcatcagAAACTTCCAGTTATTTCAAATTCTGAGATATaaagaataattaaagaaAGTTACATACTTGAAACTTATACCATAGAGTTGTCTTTGAATATTCCAGAAGGTTATTGATGTTGTGTTGAAGCAGTATCTAACTAAAGACAATTCTGTGGCATGTTGTTGAcagttggaataattttttctattcattgtACAAATACCTTACTATTGTTAAAGCGCTAGacattcaataaataattcttaGTTATTTCATCAAGAGAAATATTGAGTTACAGAAACAGCAGGTGATGTAGAAGAAGTGTGTGAACTTGGTTCAAATTGCGTTATCCTACCAGAGCATGACAATCAACAGAATAAACCTATGATGAGAAAACAAGATAAACGCCTGACCAGTCGGTATGTTGTTAGAATTTCAACTCAACTTAGATTTGGTCATCCcaaatgtaaataaaattttatatccaGACCAACACATATAAATAAAGGCAAGCAGCAGCGTGATAGAAGAAAGCTTCGAGAAAAACGACGTAGCACAGGTGTTGTGCACTTACCATCAACAGAGGTGAGTTTCTGGTTGATAATTAGGTATATAGACTAGTAATATttggttatttattattagtGTTGTACAATGGAAGATTGCTCTCAACAAatactcttttcattttatacctCACTTACTCTTTTTACCTGGGAATTTTAATTGACCCAAGTTATTACAAGACAAATAATTTTGTGCCAGCACTTTTTTAATACAATGTTTGCCCCCCAAAATAGAACTGTTTTTTACAGAGCACAGGGGGAAGCACTggcgaagatgaagaagaggtTGGTGGCACCTGTCCAGAAACTAAACATAACACACATCATAACGAATTTCTTGATCAGGAAGTTACGgaggtaattttatttcttgcaGGTCCCAATTTAGTTTCAGTAAATAATTTTGTCACATATAGAAACTGACAACCAGTATTTATCTTTCAGGAAAAAGCGGTCAAGACTTACACACAAAGACGAAATAAAAGGTAAGtacttgacaaaaaaatcataaagaTCAAAGTCAGTAAGCTATAATTATGAagttaaaattaatttccattGATCTTCTTTCTACAGCCATTCTGATTTGGAAGCTGACGATGAGGAATTTGATTCGCTGAACCAATCGGATAGTGTCAATCAATCAGATCCTGGTAATCAAAATGAATCACAGACATTGCCAATAGAAAGCAAACCAAGGCCACTGACACCAACAGGCGATAAACTGGTGAGCAATCGTTATTAGTGTCAACTAATGTCACTATAGATCTACTTATGAGTTACAATATTCGCAATTAATATTGCTTTCAGTTGGTAGAACTCGCCCAGAAAGAAAACAGGCGACTTCTATCTCTTTTAGAAGAAAGAGATTGTAAAATCTTGGCCCTCGAAAAACGCCTATCTCATCAGCAGAACGAAATGGCTCTAGAAAGACAGCGTCTCAGAGAAGAAAATGCGGCGTTGATAAGGGCAATGGCTGCTCTTGCGACCAACTAATAACACTTTGctaatcgaattttcaatcattacAATCATTACTGCCCCAGGCAATTTTTTagagataaaatattaattttttattaattaatttctaagATCTAATGTTTGAATAATGATTCCTAGACTGAGCGGTGTACAGCAcagttataaaaatattttgtgaaAATATCATACAGGCACAAGAATTAAGCTCAAATTCATGTGTTGCAGATACTATTGCACTTAGAACTCCGTTCTCGGAGACGAAGTATTTTTCCGTAATAATAgcgtgaaaatcaaaattaaaacatATTTGGCAGCTATATTTCAGTAGCTTCGGTTAAAGAATCGTTCTAT from Athalia rosae chromosome 1, iyAthRosa1.1, whole genome shotgun sequence carries:
- the LOC105692850 gene encoding uncharacterized protein LOC105692850 isoform X2; translated protein: MIEGCNMKGLLLYFYIILQMWKTISCEQNVPEDALSSISFTDELDDALLLDPFSFDYDRANKKMTNRQKTKSIRNNNVCTSGPQCSRDIPSESVQLQSLRSDIEPEGPFIKRLINLLLSNAKLKEDGDVMSGSVILSGTRAQIQKLREYGDGKVTIRQVDAIFSEILTPGTAAFTEALTLIGHICLTIHQYKGILMALCITIVTLMWIRYVNWSTGKVIVVFLAAVLLASFLMIWSQLIKDRELELLTMARKFEKPPVQCNPEKMYFWDILLTYLKNKDECLEYYKAIESNAFLEVTPLDALVEVFDRLILHPASRCGTVFGGFVENATKNLWFPMNWIVTIVLYIMIPAIVLMLALSATGGQLGVAFGPFFKFFIGRQQTQDTPHLQYEDTTAIGGVQKVQRKIQMNQLQQQASPNVERREPITVILKLESSNGAGQSTASIVTLPTKNNCLAIGAGDSQAQKQEVKQEVCTTFHENCCCGEFKSSNIRPVKRAEDGGNDTASKSESCKEKGDGDG
- the LOC105692850 gene encoding uncharacterized protein LOC105692850 isoform X3: MKGLLLYFYIILQMWKTISCEQNVPEDALSSISFTDELDDALLLDPFSFDYDRANKKMTNRQKTKSIRNNNVCTSGPQCSRDIPSESVQLQSLRSDIEPEGPFIKRLINLLLSNAKLKEDGDVMSGSVILSGTRAQIQKLREYGDGKVTIRQVDAIFSEILTPGTAAFTEALTLIGHICLTIHQYKGILMALCITIVTLMWIRYVNWSTGKVIVVFLAAVLLASFLMIWSQLIKDRELELLTMARKFEKPPVQCNPEKMYFWDILLTYLKNKDECLEYYKAIESNAFLEVTPLDALVEVFDRLILHPASRCGTVFGGFVENATKNLWFPMNWIVTIVLYIMIPAIVLMLALSATGGQLGVAFGPFFKFFIGRQQTQDTPHLQYEDTTAIGGVQKVQRKIQMNQLQQQASPNVERREPITVILKLESSNGAGQSTASIVTLPTKNNCLAIGAGDSQAQKQEVKQEVCTTFHENCCCGEFKSSNIRPVKRAEDGGNDTASKSESCKEKGDGDG
- the LOC105692850 gene encoding uncharacterized protein LOC105692850 isoform X4, which gives rise to MCSNQSVKLICEQNVPEDALSSISFTDELDDALLLDPFSFDYDRANKKMTNRQKTKSIRNNNVCTSGPQCSRDIPSESVQLQSLRSDIEPEGPFIKRLINLLLSNAKLKEDGDVMSGSVILSGTRAQIQKLREYGDGKVTIRQVDAIFSEILTPGTAAFTEALTLIGHICLTIHQYKGILMALCITIVTLMWIRYVNWSTGKVIVVFLAAVLLASFLMIWSQLIKDRELELLTMARKFEKPPVQCNPEKMYFWDILLTYLKNKDECLEYYKAIESNAFLEVTPLDALVEVFDRLILHPASRCGTVFGGFVENATKNLWFPMNWIVTIVLYIMIPAIVLMLALSATGGQLGVAFGPFFKFFIGRQQTQDTPHLQYEDTTAIGGVQKVQRKIQMNQLQQQASPNVERREPITVILKLESSNGAGQSTASIVTLPTKNNCLAIGAGDSQAQKQEVKQEVCTTFHENCCCGEFKSSNIRPVKRAEDGGNDTASKSESCKEKGDGDG
- the LOC105692850 gene encoding uncharacterized protein LOC105692850 isoform X1 yields the protein MYVRTCCAILPGCNMKGLLLYFYIILQMWKTISCEQNVPEDALSSISFTDELDDALLLDPFSFDYDRANKKMTNRQKTKSIRNNNVCTSGPQCSRDIPSESVQLQSLRSDIEPEGPFIKRLINLLLSNAKLKEDGDVMSGSVILSGTRAQIQKLREYGDGKVTIRQVDAIFSEILTPGTAAFTEALTLIGHICLTIHQYKGILMALCITIVTLMWIRYVNWSTGKVIVVFLAAVLLASFLMIWSQLIKDRELELLTMARKFEKPPVQCNPEKMYFWDILLTYLKNKDECLEYYKAIESNAFLEVTPLDALVEVFDRLILHPASRCGTVFGGFVENATKNLWFPMNWIVTIVLYIMIPAIVLMLALSATGGQLGVAFGPFFKFFIGRQQTQDTPHLQYEDTTAIGGVQKVQRKIQMNQLQQQASPNVERREPITVILKLESSNGAGQSTASIVTLPTKNNCLAIGAGDSQAQKQEVKQEVCTTFHENCCCGEFKSSNIRPVKRAEDGGNDTASKSESCKEKGDGDG
- the LOC105692837 gene encoding PRKC apoptosis WT1 regulator protein-like isoform X1 codes for the protein MSRHFFDIAGMASSSVSQEDFENDFELTSRRSRIRTARARIVPPRTGDATLSNYQKTAGDVEEVCELGSNCVILPEHDNQQNKPMMRKQDKRLTSRPTHINKGKQQRDRRKLREKRRSTGVVHLPSTENCFLQSTGGSTGEDEEEVGGTCPETKHNTHHNEFLDQEVTEEKAVKTYTQRRNKSHSDLEADDEEFDSLNQSDSVNQSDPGNQNESQTLPIESKPRPLTPTGDKLLVELAQKENRRLLSLLEERDCKILALEKRLSHQQNEMALERQRLREENAALIRAMAALATN
- the LOC105692837 gene encoding PRKC apoptosis WT1 regulator protein-like isoform X2, encoding MSRHFFDIAGMASSSVSQEDFENDFELTSRRSRIRTARARIVPPRTGDATLSNYQKTAGDVEEVCELGSNCVILPEHDNQQNKPMMRKQDKRLTSRPTHINKGKQQRDRRKLREKRRSTGVVHLPSTESTGGSTGEDEEEVGGTCPETKHNTHHNEFLDQEVTEEKAVKTYTQRRNKSHSDLEADDEEFDSLNQSDSVNQSDPGNQNESQTLPIESKPRPLTPTGDKLLVELAQKENRRLLSLLEERDCKILALEKRLSHQQNEMALERQRLREENAALIRAMAALATN
- the LOC105692837 gene encoding PRKC apoptosis WT1 regulator protein-like isoform X3; translation: MASSSVSQEDFENDFELTSRRSRIRTARARIVPPRTGDATLSNYQKTAGDVEEVCELGSNCVILPEHDNQQNKPMMRKQDKRLTSRPTHINKGKQQRDRRKLREKRRSTGVVHLPSTENCFLQSTGGSTGEDEEEVGGTCPETKHNTHHNEFLDQEVTEEKAVKTYTQRRNKSHSDLEADDEEFDSLNQSDSVNQSDPGNQNESQTLPIESKPRPLTPTGDKLLVELAQKENRRLLSLLEERDCKILALEKRLSHQQNEMALERQRLREENAALIRAMAALATN